The stretch of DNA TGTTACAGACGACGCCATGCTGATCGAGAAGATGGCTAAACCGGTATCGCTGGTAATGGGTTCATACGAGAATATTAAGATAACCACGCCTGAGGATCTGGCGATAGCCGAAGTCTTCTATAAACAGAAACGCTTCTGATTTTGTTCGAGAAACTGGGGTAGATCCAAAGCGGGAACTGCCCCTGTGTCAAGCTGGAAAGTGTATTAACTATGAATTTTAAGATCGGTATAGGTTATGATATTCATCGCTTGGTAAAAGGCCGCAAGCTTTATTTGGGAGGGGTGTTGATCCCTTATTCTAAAGGTCTTTTAGGCCACTCCGACGGGGATGTGCTTATTCACGCTGTCTGTGACGCTTTGCTGGGCGCGGCAGGCCTTTGCGATATCGGGGAGATGTTCCCGGATACCGACCAGAGGTATAAAAACATCCGCAGTTCAATATTGCTGGCGAAAGTCGGCGCGGCATTGAAACAAAAAGGGGTTAAGGTCGGCAATATCGACGCGGTAATAATAGCCCAGGAACCTAAACTTACCGGTTTCAAAAAAGAGATCGCAGTCAGCCTAAGCAAGATATTGAAGGTCAAGGCGCAAAATATCAGCGTCAAGGCCAAGACCAACGAAGGTCTGGATGCTTCAGGGGATTCGCGGGCAATAGCCTGTTATGCCGTAGCCACGCTCAAAAAGGGAGACTAAAGATGTTGACCATAATCATAATCCTTATAATCATCGCGGGTATCAAAGTGTATGCTATCAGCAGGTTATTTGCCGATGAGATCAATGTGATCAAACAGAGGGATCCCGCAGCCCGGAGCGATCTGGAGATAATCATGCTTT from Candidatus Omnitrophota bacterium encodes:
- the ispF gene encoding 2-C-methyl-D-erythritol 2,4-cyclodiphosphate synthase → MNFKIGIGYDIHRLVKGRKLYLGGVLIPYSKGLLGHSDGDVLIHAVCDALLGAAGLCDIGEMFPDTDQRYKNIRSSILLAKVGAALKQKGVKVGNIDAVIIAQEPKLTGFKKEIAVSLSKILKVKAQNISVKAKTNEGLDASGDSRAIACYAVATLKKGD